A section of the Deinococcus sp. KNUC1210 genome encodes:
- a CDS encoding ABC transporter substrate-binding protein yields MLKSTLTLTATLAFLSVATAQTVTLHVIGFKTGGELGALPALNAQFEQQNPGIHVEYEGISDAAGYDDVLRTRLTGGDAIDVFMGHANKDVRAYAPAGLALDLSREPWAGQLTSSARSLSTVNGKVAQLPLEFASIGLYYNKGMLDAVGAKVPQTYPEFLVAVAKLKAAGKTPMLVGSKDGWGTFVTTTAIAANTIYRKNPNYDDVLVAGKTKFDSRDWQDVLSRLTSLGKSGAFNVPLNMGINGLDQAMNEFIAGNVAFVVHGNWNVATIKKTNPDLRFGFQAFPGGPAGSKPIGIVLGGSTWMVNAKGKNLDAARKYLAFWAAPNNLKQWTSAATAFPTIKGVSSTLPAEMSGFSDAVSDDRAINFPFQNWPRTDFQDIYIKGLQNLLLGTAPRSVLQTWDKEFRAR; encoded by the coding sequence ATGTTGAAATCTACGCTCACCCTCACGGCGACCCTGGCGTTCCTCAGTGTGGCCACCGCTCAGACCGTCACCTTGCACGTCATCGGCTTCAAGACCGGCGGCGAACTCGGGGCCCTGCCGGCTCTGAATGCCCAGTTCGAGCAGCAGAACCCCGGAATTCACGTGGAGTATGAGGGGATTTCGGACGCGGCTGGGTACGACGATGTCTTGCGCACCCGGCTCACGGGCGGCGATGCCATCGACGTGTTCATGGGGCACGCCAACAAGGACGTGCGCGCGTACGCGCCAGCCGGTCTGGCGCTTGACCTGTCGCGCGAACCATGGGCAGGGCAGCTCACGAGCAGCGCCCGCAGCCTCTCTACCGTGAACGGCAAAGTCGCGCAGCTGCCGCTCGAGTTCGCCAGCATCGGCCTGTACTACAACAAAGGAATGCTTGATGCCGTGGGCGCGAAGGTACCGCAGACCTACCCAGAATTCCTGGTCGCGGTCGCGAAACTCAAAGCCGCCGGCAAGACGCCGATGCTGGTCGGCTCCAAAGACGGCTGGGGCACCTTCGTCACCACCACTGCCATCGCCGCCAACACCATCTACCGCAAAAACCCCAACTACGACGACGTGCTGGTCGCCGGAAAAACCAAGTTCGATTCCAGAGACTGGCAGGACGTGCTCAGCCGCCTCACCAGCCTCGGCAAGAGTGGCGCATTCAACGTACCGCTCAACATGGGCATCAACGGCCTTGACCAGGCCATGAATGAGTTCATCGCCGGCAACGTGGCGTTCGTGGTGCACGGCAACTGGAACGTCGCCACCATCAAGAAAACCAACCCCGACCTGCGGTTCGGCTTTCAGGCCTTCCCAGGTGGGCCCGCGGGCAGCAAGCCGATCGGCATCGTGCTGGGCGGCAGCACCTGGATGGTCAACGCCAAGGGCAAGAACCTCGACGCGGCACGAAAATACCTGGCGTTCTGGGCCGCACCGAACAACCTCAAGCAGTGGACGAGCGCCGCAACCGCCTTTCCCACCATCAAAGGCGTGTCGAGCACCCTCCCGGCCGAGATGAGCGGCTTCTCGGACGCCGTCAGCGACGACCGGGCCATCAATTTCCCGTTCCAGAACTGGCCCCGAACTGACTTCCAGGACATCTACATTAAGGGCCTGCAGAATCTGCTACTCGGAACTGCCCCGCGGAGCGTGCTGCAAACCTGGGACAAAGAATTCCGGGCGAGGTGA
- a CDS encoding glycoside hydrolase family 5 protein, with translation MTRTNADVDHGTRPSPLTAEAFRHPAAEFRGVPFWSWNSTLRREQLERQAGIFSHMGMGGYHLHSRTGLNTPYLGDEFMARVTDAVTWAKRDGLKVWLYDEDRWPSGFAGGSSPANRASARAICSSPPRRTAALISPRR, from the coding sequence ATGACCCGCACCAACGCGGACGTCGATCACGGCACACGGCCGTCGCCGCTCACCGCCGAGGCCTTCCGCCATCCCGCCGCAGAATTTCGTGGCGTGCCCTTCTGGTCGTGGAACAGCACACTGCGCCGCGAGCAGCTCGAACGCCAGGCCGGGATCTTCAGCCACATGGGCATGGGCGGCTATCACCTGCATTCGCGCACCGGCCTGAACACTCCCTACTTGGGCGACGAGTTCATGGCGCGCGTCACAGACGCCGTCACCTGGGCCAAGCGGGACGGGCTGAAGGTGTGGCTGTACGATGAAGACCGTTGGCCATCAGGGTTCGCGGGGGGTTCGTCACCCGCGAACCGCGCTTCCGCGCGCGCCATCTGCTCTTCACCACCACGCCGTACAGCGGCACTCATCAGCCCGCGCCGCTGA
- the dinB gene encoding DNA polymerase IV — MPGRKIVHVDMDAFFASVEIRDQPSLQGKPVAVAYHSPRSVVTTASYEARAFGVHSALPLRTALQRCPGLIVVEPRMAVYREVSQQIQQVFHTYTDLVEMMSVDEAFLDLTHPLQGPASATLLARKIKRDITARTGGLTASVGVSYCKSLSKLASGQQKPDGLTVILPAEADAVTAALPIEAFYGIGPKTAERMYALDVRTGQDLRRFTLQELQQRFGKVGQHYYNIVRGIDERPVDPSDDRKSVGSEDTFEADIRDLQLLRQTLGEIAGRTAARLAHHHLAGRTVTLKIKFDNFQQLTRQITLPVALSTPEALHRVAVMLLTPALLQGRAVRLLGMTVGALQDADQLPAQPALFQDV, encoded by the coding sequence ATGCCCGGCCGGAAGATCGTCCACGTCGACATGGATGCCTTCTTCGCCAGCGTCGAGATCCGCGACCAACCCAGCCTTCAAGGCAAACCCGTCGCGGTCGCCTACCATAGCCCGAGAAGTGTCGTCACCACCGCCAGCTACGAAGCGCGAGCCTTCGGCGTGCACAGCGCCCTGCCACTCCGAACAGCGCTCCAGCGGTGCCCCGGGCTCATCGTCGTCGAACCCCGTATGGCGGTGTATCGCGAGGTCAGTCAGCAGATTCAGCAGGTCTTCCACACCTACACCGACCTGGTCGAGATGATGTCCGTCGACGAAGCGTTTCTTGACCTCACCCACCCGCTTCAAGGCCCGGCCAGCGCCACCCTCCTGGCACGCAAGATCAAGCGCGACATCACCGCCCGGACCGGTGGATTGACGGCCTCCGTGGGGGTGTCGTATTGCAAGTCGCTCAGCAAATTAGCAAGCGGCCAGCAGAAGCCAGACGGCTTAACGGTCATTCTCCCGGCGGAGGCCGATGCGGTCACCGCGGCACTCCCCATCGAGGCCTTTTACGGCATCGGGCCAAAAACAGCCGAGCGAATGTATGCCTTGGATGTCCGCACCGGGCAGGATCTGCGCCGCTTCACGCTGCAGGAACTCCAGCAGCGTTTCGGCAAAGTCGGCCAGCACTACTACAACATTGTCAGAGGCATTGACGAGCGCCCCGTTGACCCGAGTGATGACCGCAAGAGTGTGGGCAGCGAGGACACCTTTGAAGCAGACATCCGCGACCTCCAGCTGCTGCGGCAGACGCTCGGCGAGATCGCGGGCCGCACTGCCGCTCGCCTCGCGCACCATCACCTTGCAGGCCGCACGGTGACGCTCAAGATCAAGTTCGACAACTTCCAGCAACTCACCCGCCAGATCACGCTCCCCGTCGCACTCAGCACCCCCGAAGCCCTGCACCGCGTGGCGGTGATGCTGCTCACGCCAGCGTTACTGCAAGGCCGAGCAGTCCGCCTGCTGGGCATGACGGTCGGCGCCCTGCAAGACGCCGATCAGCTCCCAGCGCAACCGGCCCTCTTTCAAGACGTCTGA
- a CDS encoding response regulator transcription factor: protein MPPSRVLIILPDPADAEPLLRALADAGQPALLATSMMAGLTRARETPPSLVVVHAVLPDGCGQDVVRRLRVSGDVPIFVLTARDVPEETVALMHLGADQVLVKPVVVAEVVARIGARLRRYQRHVRLLSQGLVVWPQRHLVTFQGRALPLTKTERELLLILLRRVDQLLSRAEIAQELWPDAAVVRQSNVIDAHMATLRAKLGKVQLQGLIGTVRGGGYVIRHASMEALLDPPVIAPDSVA from the coding sequence ATGCCGCCCAGTCGTGTCCTCATCATCCTGCCGGATCCCGCGGATGCGGAACCGCTTCTGCGAGCGTTGGCGGATGCAGGGCAGCCTGCCCTCCTGGCGACCTCGATGATGGCGGGGTTGACGCGGGCAAGAGAAACACCGCCAAGCCTGGTGGTGGTGCATGCGGTGTTACCGGACGGCTGTGGGCAGGACGTCGTCCGCCGCCTGCGCGTGAGCGGTGACGTGCCGATTTTCGTGCTGACGGCCCGTGATGTGCCCGAGGAAACCGTCGCCTTGATGCACCTCGGCGCGGATCAGGTGCTGGTCAAGCCGGTGGTGGTCGCGGAAGTGGTGGCGCGGATCGGGGCACGACTGCGACGGTATCAGCGGCACGTTCGGTTGTTGTCGCAGGGGTTGGTGGTGTGGCCGCAGCGGCATCTGGTGACGTTTCAAGGGCGAGCGCTGCCACTGACGAAGACGGAACGGGAGCTCTTGCTGATCCTCCTCCGGCGGGTGGACCAACTGCTGTCGCGCGCCGAGATCGCGCAGGAACTATGGCCCGATGCTGCCGTGGTGCGGCAGAGTAACGTCATTGACGCGCATATGGCGACCCTGCGGGCCAAACTGGGGAAGGTTCAGTTACAGGGGTTAATTGGGACGGTGCGCGGGGGAGGGTATGTGATCCGGCACGCGTCGATGGAGGCGCTCCTCGACCCGCCCGTGATCGCCCCAGATTCTGTGGCGTGA
- a CDS encoding AraC family transcriptional regulator, whose protein sequence is MGFEDALYFSRRFKLRTGLTPKAYRNETVRKDVSFVTELE, encoded by the coding sequence GTGGGGTTCGAGGACGCTCTGTACTTCAGCCGCCGCTTTAAGCTGCGCACCGGTCTGACACCTAAGGCGTACCGCAACGAGACCGTAAGGAAAGACGTATCCTTCGTGACCGAGTTGGAGTGA
- a CDS encoding glycosyl hydrolase: MAIRVRGGFVTREPRFRARHLLFTTTPYSGTHQPAPLISNAKAARFENGTLLARYRITFEDGRLVHVGRLASGESASKHDPVWYAYLEVSEPSPWWNNQTYVDTLNPAATARFIEITHERYREVVGHEFGRTIPAIFTDEPQFVHKTVPGRADDTADLFLPWTDDFAESFARSYGHDLLDSLPEVFWERADGEASVTRYRYHDHLAERFAAGYADVLGGWCEQYGLMLTGHMMEEPTLESQTRALGEAMRSYRSFHLPGIDILCDRTEYATAKQASSAARQYGRPGVLSELYGVTNWDFDFKGHKAQGDWQAALGVTTRVHHLAWVSMAGEAKRDYPASIFEQSPWWQEYRLVEDHFARLNAALTRGRPVVRVGVIHPIESYWLSFGPTNHTGSVRESRETEFGDLTSWLLHGLIDFDFVAESLLPDLCPEATAPLAVGEARYDVIIVPHLATMRESTMTRLERFVDDGGTLLFSVRFLH; this comes from the coding sequence TTGGCCATCAGGGTTCGCGGGGGGTTCGTCACCCGCGAACCGCGCTTCCGCGCGCGCCATCTGCTCTTCACCACCACGCCGTACAGCGGCACTCATCAGCCCGCGCCGCTGATCAGCAACGCCAAAGCCGCGCGCTTCGAGAACGGAACACTGCTCGCACGCTACAGAATCACCTTCGAGGACGGCCGCCTCGTGCACGTTGGACGGCTCGCATCTGGTGAATCGGCGAGCAAGCACGACCCTGTGTGGTATGCCTACCTCGAAGTCAGCGAGCCCTCCCCGTGGTGGAACAATCAGACGTACGTCGATACCCTCAACCCGGCAGCGACGGCCCGGTTCATCGAGATCACGCACGAACGCTACCGCGAAGTGGTGGGGCATGAGTTTGGCCGGACAATTCCAGCCATCTTTACCGACGAACCTCAGTTCGTGCACAAGACAGTTCCCGGACGCGCCGATGACACTGCTGACCTGTTCCTGCCGTGGACGGACGACTTCGCAGAGAGCTTCGCGCGAAGCTACGGGCACGACCTGCTCGACTCGCTGCCCGAGGTGTTCTGGGAGCGTGCTGATGGGGAAGCGTCCGTCACCCGCTACCGCTACCACGACCACCTGGCCGAGCGTTTCGCCGCCGGGTACGCGGATGTGCTCGGTGGGTGGTGCGAGCAGTACGGGCTGATGTTGACGGGGCACATGATGGAAGAACCGACGCTCGAGTCGCAGACGCGGGCACTGGGTGAGGCGATGCGCTCGTACCGCAGCTTCCACCTCCCGGGCATCGACATTCTGTGTGACCGAACCGAATATGCCACCGCGAAGCAGGCGAGCAGTGCCGCACGGCAGTACGGTCGCCCCGGTGTCCTGAGTGAACTGTACGGCGTAACGAACTGGGATTTCGATTTCAAAGGCCATAAGGCGCAGGGCGACTGGCAGGCGGCGCTGGGCGTCACCACGCGCGTGCATCACCTCGCGTGGGTGTCGATGGCCGGCGAGGCCAAACGCGACTACCCCGCCTCGATCTTTGAGCAGTCACCGTGGTGGCAGGAGTACCGGCTCGTCGAAGACCACTTTGCACGGCTGAATGCCGCGCTCACGCGTGGCCGGCCAGTTGTGCGCGTCGGCGTCATTCATCCGATCGAGTCGTACTGGCTGAGTTTCGGTCCGACCAACCACACAGGCTCGGTGCGCGAGTCGCGTGAAACAGAGTTCGGTGACCTCACGAGCTGGTTGCTGCACGGGCTGATCGACTTCGATTTCGTGGCCGAGTCCCTGCTGCCTGACCTGTGCCCGGAAGCAACGGCACCCCTGGCGGTTGGGGAAGCACGGTACGACGTGATCATCGTTCCTCACCTCGCTACGATGCGTGAAAGCACCATGACGAGGCTGGAGCGTTTCGTGGATGATGGCGGCACACTGCTTTTCTCGGTGCGGTTCCTGCACTGA
- a CDS encoding carbohydrate ABC transporter permease, whose product MRLSSRQALAFLTPALLVYGVFLLYPALLGVQQSLTDSTGIGGASFVGLKNYLKLFGDTEARAAFRNVALYAAFVTIVQNALGLAFASALSGLPAVRNLLRVALITPSMIAVLIAGFVWSYIYSPLGGPLNALLARLGLGSWQHVWLGDPATALLAVAAVNIWMFAGYSAAIFLAGYLSIPQEVHDSAQIDGATGWRRFWHVDWPMLAPATTVNVTFTLIGSSKVFELPFVLTKGGPGDATQVPGLLIYQNAFSGQRFGYAAALAVVMAVLVIVAASAQSTWLRRREARL is encoded by the coding sequence ATGCGCCTGAGTTCACGGCAGGCCCTCGCCTTTCTTACGCCCGCGCTGCTCGTGTACGGCGTGTTCCTGCTGTACCCGGCCTTGCTGGGCGTACAGCAGAGCCTGACCGACAGCACGGGCATCGGCGGGGCGAGCTTCGTCGGCCTGAAAAACTACCTCAAACTCTTCGGAGATACCGAGGCCAGGGCTGCCTTCCGAAATGTGGCCTTGTACGCGGCGTTCGTGACGATCGTACAAAATGCCCTGGGTTTGGCGTTCGCGAGCGCGCTGAGTGGCCTGCCTGCCGTGCGGAACCTGCTGCGTGTGGCGCTGATCACGCCCAGCATGATCGCCGTGCTGATCGCGGGCTTCGTGTGGTCGTACATCTACTCCCCACTCGGCGGACCTCTGAACGCGTTGCTCGCCCGACTGGGACTCGGATCATGGCAGCACGTCTGGCTGGGTGACCCCGCGACCGCGCTGCTGGCCGTCGCTGCTGTCAACATCTGGATGTTCGCCGGGTACTCGGCCGCCATCTTCCTCGCTGGGTACCTCTCGATCCCGCAGGAAGTGCACGACAGCGCCCAGATCGACGGGGCGACCGGTTGGCGGCGCTTCTGGCACGTCGACTGGCCGATGCTGGCTCCGGCCACGACGGTCAACGTGACCTTCACGCTGATCGGCAGCTCGAAAGTCTTCGAACTGCCTTTCGTGCTCACCAAGGGCGGGCCGGGAGACGCCACGCAGGTGCCGGGACTCCTGATTTACCAGAATGCTTTTTCCGGCCAACGTTTCGGCTACGCAGCAGCGCTCGCTGTGGTGATGGCCGTCCTGGTGATTGTCGCGGCAAGCGCCCAGTCCACCTGGTTGCGCCGCCGTGAGGCGCGGTTGTGA
- a CDS encoding carbohydrate ABC transporter permease, with protein MGVVLKSALLLIVTLLYLTPLLYALMISLKSRLEAATAPLAWPSHLHFENYTAVAEQMNYLRAVLNTIGITAATAVLIAVIAPLAAYPIARLNVRWTNLMYQLFIVGLTIPFFMVMVPLYGLMRMLGLINTQLGVILLYTALNLPLAIFFYTSFLRDVPRELEEAAAIDGCGPLGAFRHVVLPLLRPVAATLTMFVTLSVWNDFLLPLVFLYKPEARTIMVSVYSFVGQYGFDPTNLFPAAVLGSLPLLVFFLILQRQIIAGIAAGAVKG; from the coding sequence GTGGGCGTCGTGCTGAAGAGCGCACTGCTGCTGATCGTGACGCTGCTGTATCTGACGCCGCTGCTGTACGCCCTCATGATCTCACTCAAGTCCCGCCTGGAGGCAGCGACCGCTCCGCTCGCCTGGCCATCCCACCTTCATTTCGAGAACTACACCGCGGTCGCTGAACAGATGAATTACCTGCGCGCGGTGCTGAACACCATCGGGATTACCGCCGCAACCGCTGTACTGATCGCAGTGATCGCACCCCTCGCCGCCTACCCGATCGCACGCCTCAACGTCCGCTGGACCAACCTGATGTACCAATTATTCATCGTCGGCCTCACCATCCCCTTTTTCATGGTGATGGTGCCGCTGTACGGACTCATGCGGATGCTGGGCCTGATCAACACGCAGCTCGGCGTGATCTTGCTGTATACCGCCCTGAATTTGCCGCTGGCGATCTTCTTCTACACCAGCTTCCTGCGCGACGTGCCGCGCGAACTGGAAGAAGCGGCGGCCATCGACGGCTGTGGCCCACTGGGGGCGTTCCGGCATGTCGTGCTGCCGCTACTCCGACCAGTCGCTGCGACCCTCACGATGTTCGTGACTCTCTCGGTGTGGAACGATTTCCTGCTGCCGCTGGTCTTCCTGTACAAGCCGGAAGCCAGAACCATCATGGTCTCGGTGTACTCATTCGTCGGACAGTACGGATTCGACCCCACCAACCTGTTCCCGGCGGCCGTCCTCGGCTCGTTGCCGCTGCTGGTGTTTTTCCTGATCCTCCAGCGGCAGATTATCGCCGGCATCGCCGCTGGCGCGGTGAAAGGATGA
- a CDS encoding AraC family ligand binding domain-containing protein: MADRRQESPQPPFPPFLNVAPNYEVKTRGYYAWREHGTNDWLLKFTISGRGRVGSVAGDFTLEAGNCILFRPGTPHDYGTHPAFRHWEIAWAHFRPRPEWLELLNWPEIAPGLLQLNLANKAARRQIAYELKQVNTYARGNLPNREAFAMNALERALLLLNAENSRATAYSLDPRIEIVLTQLRAYPAAHHTREQLAVLSGLSVSRFSHLFQAQVSQSPQEFIEFLRIDRAKNLLETTPVPFRVSLPRWGSRTLCTSAAALSCAPV, translated from the coding sequence ATGGCTGACCGTCGACAGGAGTCTCCGCAACCCCCGTTCCCGCCGTTCCTGAACGTGGCTCCCAACTACGAAGTGAAAACGCGCGGGTACTATGCCTGGCGTGAGCACGGCACCAACGACTGGTTGTTGAAGTTCACGATTTCTGGTCGGGGCCGCGTCGGATCGGTGGCCGGTGATTTCACTCTGGAGGCTGGCAACTGCATTCTCTTCCGCCCAGGCACCCCTCACGACTACGGCACCCATCCGGCATTTCGGCACTGGGAAATTGCCTGGGCGCATTTCCGACCACGCCCCGAGTGGCTCGAACTGCTGAACTGGCCAGAAATCGCACCGGGACTGCTGCAGCTGAACTTGGCGAACAAGGCGGCCCGGCGGCAGATTGCTTACGAACTGAAGCAGGTCAACACGTACGCCCGCGGTAATCTGCCGAACCGTGAGGCGTTTGCCATGAACGCCCTGGAGCGGGCCTTGCTGCTGCTGAATGCCGAGAACTCTCGCGCGACGGCCTACAGTCTCGATCCGCGCATCGAGATCGTACTTACGCAGCTCAGAGCGTATCCAGCGGCCCACCATACCCGCGAACAGCTGGCGGTACTGAGCGGTCTGTCGGTGTCCCGCTTCTCCCACCTGTTTCAGGCACAGGTCAGTCAGTCACCCCAGGAATTCATCGAATTTCTCCGTATCGATCGAGCCAAAAATCTGCTGGAGACGACCCCCGTTCCATTCAGAGTGTCGCTGCCGAGGTGGGGTTCGAGGACGCTCTGTACTTCAGCCGCCGCTTTAAGCTGCGCACCGGTCTGA